The stretch of DNA CGCGAGACAAGCTGCCTTTAAATAGGGTATCTGCCGCCGCCATTTGAAGGGGATCGGTTGGTGCGGTACTTTTGAGCCCGCCGGGACGAACGATGGTGTAGGTTAAGCCACTGCCCTGCAGGTAGGCTTCCGCCTGTTTTTTCCACACCAAAATCAACCAAAAGATGTTCAGGGGATGCAAAAGCTGCGACACACATAGCGATGACACAAACACCATATGCTGAACCTGCTGGCGCTTAGCCGCATCCACCAAATTCTTGGTGCCTTCAAAATCCACGCGATAGGGCAGAGTTGGATCCCAACTGGGCTGGGCCCCCGTGGCGCAGAAGACCACATCACAGCCCGCGATCGCTGCATCTAAGGTTTCTGGCTGCAAAACATCGCCCACCCACTGTTCTGACCAGTCGGACAAGACAGCGGCTGCTTTTTGGCGATCGCGCACGAGCGATCGAGTGGGAATTTGGCGTTGTTCGAGGGCCTTTACGATCAATTGTCCTGTGCGCCCCGTAGCGCCGGCTACAAATGCTTTCACCAAGATGTTCCTTAAAATAGAGTGTTACTTAAACGTGGTTCTGTTTTATGGTCTAGGTATGCCCTCGGGGCACCTTACCGTTGGGTCTGAGGAGACCACAAGACCTAGCCTGATCAATAGTGATCATTATTAACTGTTTTTCCGGCTAAAACCCATACCACCATCAATCGATGACGGAGAATCTACTTGGGCGACATGAATGTCCAACTCGACGATCTTCGTAGAATGCCGTAGATCTAACCTCATAGGAGGAAACATCTTGTGTGAATTTCATCTATTTTTCCGTAGATCAAGCGTGTTAACGAGTAGAACACCGAAGCTATGCTAAATGTAAATCGCGTCTGATTTGCTCTGCCCCTGTCCAAATCATGGTCACCAGACGATGGATTCTACCTCAAGGCTGGGCAATCTAAGGCTAGTCGTCTTCAGAGATTCCTCGTTTTAGGCAGGAGTTGAACTGAGTGAGCTATCCTCAAGCATTGAGGGCGATCGCCCATCAGGTGTCTTGTTCAATGTCGGACTATATTGCCTATCCCTGGATCAGGTAAGCAATTAAAACAATGCTACTTTTCAAGGAACTTGAAGCTATGCAGGCCCATTCAGCAGAACACCAAGCTTTTGAGACATTCGAGACATTTGAATCTGTTATGGGTCTAGACATGGTGACTGACCCCGCTGAACAGCCTGTAGAGCTTGCGGCGGCAGCGGCAACCCATTTTCGCGGGCAGTATGCCAACTGTATGGCCATGTATGCCGATGCTCAGACCGTTGCCGACTATCTAGACATTCACTCCGAGTGGTTTCACCGCTGCGCCCACCCCATGAAAACCGATGCCCTTGGGGATAACGGCTATGCTTTGACCATTGGTCGGTTTGGCTCCTTTGGGTATGAAGTGGAACCCAAAATTGGTCTACACTTGCTGCCCCAAGACGAAGGCGTTTACCGGATTGAAACCATTCCCGTTCCCGACTACGAAGCACCGGGCTATCACGTTGATTTTCGGGCAGCGCTACAGCTTGTGGAAGCCGTCTCTGAAACCGGCACGCCTCTAACGCAGGTGGAATGGGAACTGGATCTGGACGTGGCTATCTATTTTCCTCGATTCATCCGGGCTCTACCCAAATCTCTCATCCAAGGCACCGGCGATCGCCTCCTGAACCAAATTGTCCGCCAAGTCTCCCGCCGCCTCACCCACAAAGTGCAAATGGACTTCCACCAAACTCGCGACATCCCGTTTCCTAAGGCCTCTTAGTTTTAGACTAGGACTAGTCGATGCAGACATCGGCTTCAGGTTTTAACGGGGAATTCGAGTATGGACAGTATTGATTGGACAAGCGTCATTCCTGCAGGGCTAGCGATCGCCATTTTTGCGGGCGGATTGTTCATGCTGGTGTCTGGCGTTTGGGCATCCCGCGATCAGTAGTATCCCAAGTATCCCAACGCCCCAACATCCGAGGGGCGATCGCCCCAGCAAACGAGTTAACATACCGTAATCATAGTTTTCCCAGCAGCATCGGGATCAGGTGCTGGGTCTTGGGCATCCTAATCAATAGGATGTTCTCAAGCAAGTGCCACGATGACACAGCACCCGATTAGGTCACCCCAGGAACCCCACATTTCTTATCAACTCTGGGGGATGGCGATCGCGGGCTTGTGTTTGAGTGGCATAGGCCTACTGCTGCCGATCATGACACCGATCATGATGCCGCTGTTGATGGTGGTTGCTGTCGGGCTATTGCTGCAGATTTATAACCAGTCTCGCAAGAACCAACAGCTCCATAAAGCGCTTCACCGCTATCATCAACAGCTCGCCAAGCTAGAAGCCCAACAGCCTAGGTTTCAGCCTCTGCTGGATGCGATTGCTGATGAACAGCAGCAGCGGCAAGCACTAGAACGAAGGCTTACTGAACTTCAACATCAACTGGATCAGCAACAGATCCAATACCAAGCATTAGACAGCCAGCTACAGGCGGTGCAAGAGGCGTTAGACAAGGCTCGCAGCCAGTCACAAGCTAGCGAAGCCAAGCTCCTAGAGCTTACGCAAGAGAACAGCGCCTATGAGGACTGGATTGAAGAGCAAGAGCAGCGGGCCAAGGATCTTGAAGCCCAAGTCACGTCTCTTGGGACAGAACGCGATCGCCTCCAGACCCACCTCACTGAGGCTGGGGCTAGCATCGCAACTTTAGAGAGCGATCGCCTGCAGCTAGAGGAAACCTGTCAGGAAGCTCAGCACCAGATAGCTGAGCTAGAACAGGAGCTAGAGGAAACCTGTCAGGCAGCTCAGCGCCAGATAGCTGAGCTAGAACAGGAATTAGAACCCTATCGCTTGACGCCGCCCATCTACGCTAACCGTCCTCCGCAGATGAGCAACGAGAAATTTGTCCGCCATGCCGATATCCAGCTTTTAGACTTTCCCCGCCCTGAACAGCTTGCGGAACAGGCCAAGCATCATTACCATCGCCGCAGCAGTGACCCGACCCCGCGCCCCGTGTCCCTGAATGGCATCGTCGATTATCTGAGACACGAATTCACTAACTACGATCGCTTGTGTGAGGAACTAGGTTCCTATAGCCGGCCGGCCCGCAATATTCTCAAGGCCAGAGTCAATGCCCAGATTTGGGAGCGTCTCTCGGAGATGCGGCTCACTCTTGATGATGTCGTCTGAAGCATCCCAATCCAGCGACTATTCCTTGGGCGTGGCGAGGGTCAAGCGCAATCCCATGCCAATCAATCCCATGCTGGCCAGCATCACCGGCGTAATCGGCTGTTGGAAAAACAGCAGGGCCAGCAGCGCGACAAAGATCGGCACGATGCTATACACCGACGTGGCCGTGCGGGTTGGGCCGATCGCTCCCACACTGAGGTTATAGAGCAAGTAGCCTATCCCCGAGGCACCGATACCCATGTAGAGCACCGATCCCAGCGATGCAGGGGAGATCGCGCGCCATGGGCCGCCTTCCCACGCCGACAACAGCAGCAATTGCACCACCCCAAACAGCGCTGCGTAGTAGCTGATGGTGAATCCAGAGTACCGGGCTGAAAGCTTTTTGATGATCAGGGTGTAAATCGCCCAGCAGACCACCGCCGCCAGCATCAGACCATCGCCCCGATTGAACGTGAGGTGCAGGAGAGTGCTGATCTGCCCACGGGTGAGTAGGAACAGTACCCCAAGCACGGCCAGACCGCAGCCCAGATAGTTTTTCAGCAGCAACCGTTCCCGAAGGGCGATCGCTGCCAGACTGCCGGTGACCACAGGACTGAAGGCATTAATGATGGCGCTGTTGGCGACCTCGGTGTAGCGCAGGCTGGAGAAAAACAGCACATGGTAGCCCACCACGCCAAAGAGACCCAGCAGGGCCATGGGCAACACATCTGCCCGCGCCAACCGTAGGGACTGGCGACCATAGTGTCGCACCAACAGACTTAAAAACACAAGGGCGATCGCATACCGCCAAAACGATGTGGTGATCGGGCCCATATCCAACGTGGTGAACTTCCCGGCCACAAAGCTACCTGCAAACAGAGCGCTGGTCACCAAGGGTAAAAGAATTCGCCGTCTGCCTTGCCCGAAGAGTCCCTGACCCATGAATGTCCTCAAATCAGCCCTTAGCTACTCTAGCAGCAGGGTTTACAGCTCGATCGATCAGTCTCCGATCGCCTCCGAATCTAGACGATGGTCAAAATCCCATAAAAACATTGTTTTACAAGTCAAATATCGGATCTCAATTTAGAAAAGAAAGCTAAGATCGTTTTTAAGTTTATAAACGAATGATCATGCTGGATTCTGTTGACTATCGAGTGCTGTATCACCTAATGCGCCAGGGACGGATGACTTGGGCAGATTTGGCTGGAGTGCTATCCCTGTCGTCTCCAGCCGCTGCTGATCGCGTGCGGCGACTGGAAGAGCGCGGCGTGATTACCGGGTATGCGGCGGCGATCGCCCCTGAGCTGATTGGGCTAGACCTATTGGCGTTTATCTTCGTGACCCTTGAGCATCCTCGCCACTGTGAAACGTTTGTAGAGCGTATCCAGGCCATGGACGATGTGCAGGAATGTCATCACCTAGCCGGAGAGGATGACTACATGCTGAAGGTACGCTGCCGCCACACGCGCCATCTTGAACAGGTGATTAGCCATCACATCAAAGGCATTCCCGGTGTCGTGCGCACCCGGACAGCGATCGCCCTTTCAACGATTAAAGAAACCACTCGCCTTCCCTTAGATCTTGATGGAGGCACACCATGAGCGATGTTTTACTGCGGGGTATTGTCATCGGGTTGGCGATCGCTGCCCCGGTGGGCCCCATCGGTCTGCTGTGCATCCGTCGCACCTTGGCGGCGGGACGCTGGGCTGGGTTAGTATCGGGCATGGGAGCTGCGACCGCCGATGCAATCTATGGCTGTATTGCTGGGTTTGGCCTAACGTTCATCTCACAGATGCTCATCGATCAAGCCATTTGGCTGCGATTGATTGGTGGTCTATTCCTCTGCTATCTCGGCATCAAAACGATCGTGACGCCTGCCGCTAGCCAAGCTGCCCCCGTGACCCATGCCGGTCTGGCGGGCATGTATGTCTCAACCTTGGCGCTGACGATCACCAATCCCCTGACTATTCTGTCTTTTGTGGGAATTTTTGCCGGTTTAGGCATGGCCACAGCGGCTCAACCGGGTCTAGAAGCCGCTCAACTCGTGTTTGGCGTTTTCCTGGGATCGGCGATGTGGTGGTTGATTTTGAGCAGTGGTGCTAATCTATTGCGAGGAAAACTGACGCAACAGTTAACCTGGATTAACCGAATCTCGGGGAGCATTTTGGTGGTGTTTGGCGTAATTGCCCTGAATCTTTAAGCGGACACCTGTAAAACAGAGAGGCTGTCCGTTTCAATCGTGTCGTAGTTTCTAATCGTGTTGTAACTGATAGATAATCTTGCCTTGCGAATGACCCTCTCGCGCATTACGGTGACATGGTTTAGTTTAGGGCTGGCGATCGCCCTAGCTCTTTTTCTGTGGGTGCAGGGTGGGGTGCTAGGTGTCCCGAGAGCGATCGCCCAGTCCACAGAATCGGTGGAGAGTTTACAGCAAGAGCAGCAACGCCTAGAGCAAGAGCGTCAGCAGGTTCAAGAAGAACGCGATCGCTTAGAAAATCTAGAAGGATCGGCAACCCAGCGTCTGGATGGTCTCCAATCCACCCTGCGCGCCACGACAGAACAAATTCAGTACAACGAAGAGCAGCTTCAAATTGCCAACCAGCGCCTGAGTAGTTTGGTGGCAGCTCTAGCGGCAGCAGAAGATCAGTACCAAGAACAGCAGTTTGCCACGGTGGCGCGGCTGCGCTATCTACAGCGCCAACCCAGTCAACAGGGATGGGCGCTGTTGCTGCAAAGCCAAAACCTCAATGATTTCATGACTCGGCGACGACAGTTGAAACTGGTCTATCAGTCTGACCGTATTATTCTTGGCGATCTCAAAGTCCACGCCGATGAAATTGATCGGCAGCGGCGTACGATTGCCCGCCAAAAAAATGAAATTGCCCTGCTCACCCAAGAACTCTTGGCCCAGCGATCGGAAGTGGAAGCCCAAGCTCAAAATCAACAGGCTCTGATTAGCCGCCTCCGGGATGATCGAGAGGCCTTGGAGGAAGCCGAAGAGCAACTGTCCCGAGATTCTGCCAACATAGCGGTCTTAATTCAGCAGCGGATGGCGGTGCCCTCCGGGCGCGGCCCAGTGGTTCGCGGTACGGGGCAGTTTAGCTATCCCAATGACGGTTTTATTACAAGTTCTTTTGGGTGGCGATCGCATCCCATCCTAGGCTATGAGCGATTCCATGCCGGTGTAGATTTTGGCTCAGACTATGGCAGCACCATCCGCGCCGCCGATAGTGGCGTCGTGATTTATGCCGACTGGTATGGTGGCTATGGTCTATCGGTGATTGTGGATCATGGCGGCGGGCTCACCACGCTCTATGCCCACTCCAGCGATCTCTACGTCTCTGAAGGGCAAAGCGTGCAACGCGGGCAAGCGATCGCTGCCGTAGGATCGACAGGTCTGTCCACCGGGCCCCACCTCCACTTTGAGGTGCGTGCCAATGGTGAACCGGTGGATCCCATGCAGTATCTCTAGGGCACCGTTTCACAACCTTGAGATCCTATGGCAAAGGCCCCCTACTGAACAGCAAGGGGCGGTCTAGATGATTCGGAGTAGCTCTTCGCTTAGGAAGCGAGGGCGACTTCCACCATCTGTTGCAATTCACCATTTTGGTAGAGTTCGATCAGGATATCTGATCCACCCACAAACTCCCCGTTGATGTAAACCTGGGGAATGGTCGGCCAGTTTGAGAATTCTTTAATACCTTGACGAACCTCTTGATCGGCTAGCACATCAACTGTGCTAAAGGGCACGCCTAAGGAATTGAGAATTTGTACGACATTATTGGAAAATCCACATTGGGGCATGAGTTTATTGCCCTTCATGAAGACCACAATTTTGTCTTGGTTGACCAAAGAAGAAAGTCGATCGTTAATGTCTGAAGTCATAGCGTTCTAGGAAATGAGCCAATTGGTTCTATGGTACTCGTCTACCCAGCCATCGTTGCGTTGGATTCACGAATAGTCAGGATTGATCTAATACAATACCCCCAGGGGCCGGCATGGGAGTGGGAGGCGATCGCCTGCAGTCGTTATAAGATTCAGCCCCCTATGGTGGTAGACCATGACCTAGGCGACCCATGGCCACTGCTAAGCCCTAGGCTGGCTGTTGTTCTGCCCACTGTTGAGGGGTGTAGGTTTTGAGGGCTAGAGCATGAATGGCCTCCGAAGACATGGCCTGTTTCACCGCTCCATACACGAGCTGGTGTTGTTGAACTAATCCTTTGCCCTCAAAGGCAGACGATACGACAATCACCTGATAATGATCTCCGCCCCCCGTGAGGTCTTGCACCTGCACCTGAGCGTCAGACAGTCCAGTTTTAATCATCAATTCAACTTGATCTGGGCTAACCACTGCACGACCTCTACTTATGTTCAAAACATCCGATACGCATCTGTTGTAAACCCAGTTTAACGGTTGGTCTGGGTCACACGCGGGTCTAGCCACTGCAGATTGACTATTGCAAAAGACGGGCTAAGCCGATGGATCTCAATCAACCGTATTGTAGGGCGCTGTCAGGCGCAGCCATAACGCACCATTTCGCTAGGTTTCGACGGGTTACGCTGCGCTAACCCATCCTACCCATAGCTACTAAACTATAGGGTGCTGTTAGGCAAAGCCGTAACGCACCGTTTTGTGAGGTTTCCATGGGTGACGCTGACCCTAACCCATCTGCGGCTTGCGCTTGATGTAGCCTAGGGGGTGTTGGGTGAGATGGTGGTTGAGCCGCCGGATTGTTCGCGAGGGTAGGGAGAGTTGACAAATCCTAGTTCAAACAACTGCTGGTAGGCCTGTTGCCCTAGCTGGCGAGTCGGTTGTTGGCTGCGGATGATTTGAACCAAGAGCGGTACGGCGAGTTCAGGCTGGTCTTGGGCCCGGTGTACGAGTGCTAATTGGTAGGTAGCTTGGTCACGCATTTGGGCTGTTTCTAGGGCCTGGGCTCTGAGATCGTCTGTAATGCGGGTATCGACTCCAGAAAAGCTGGAGGCAAGCTGTTGGTAGAAGTTGGAAAGTTGGTTGAATACCTGCCGTGCGTCTTGAAGGCGGCTTTGGGCGGTGGTGTAGTCTTGGGAGGCTACAGCGGTCTGGGCCTGCTGCATGAGGCGTTGTCCACCCGCAAGACTCAAAATTGTTCCATCTTGAGCTAGGGGGCGCAGATCATCAAATGCGTCCGGTTGTTCTGGGAAATCTTCTAGCTCTTCTAGATCAGACGGCTCCTCAAGAGACTCATCATCTACCGTGATGGATTGAGCATACCCACTTGTGGGGGCAAGTAAAAAAACGGCAAGAGCTGCCGACAATACCACGCGACTCGCGTGCAAACGTGAGCGAACAAGTCTGAACATCATGGTGCAACTGAGTATGACTATGGGCAGTCTGAATGTGGATTTGATCTTCGCGTATCTTACCATTGCCACTCCCCTCTTGAGAGAGATGGTATGAATGAGGGGGTGGTTTCGATCGCTCTCCCTAAGCTACGGGTTAATACTTATGCAGCCAGTTTCTAGATGTAGAATCAATCGTGATCTTGCTACTCTACAGTAGGTGTGCCTCTGGATCCTGACGACTCATGGCACTATCCGGAACTCTTTCTAGGAAGGTTGGCCAACGTCGCTTTCGGCGATGGATGATGATGGGTTCAAGCAGCCGATGGCTAGGCGATCGCGTCAGCAACCCTAGCCTAGTCAAGATCTAAACGGCGATCGCCTATAGAATCTGGATGGTTCACTCAGTCCTTGGACGACGTCAGATGGATCAAGTTCCGCCTGGGATCGGGTTGTCCATGGGGTATCTATGAACCGAGATGGTATGAACCAAAATGCTTGGTATCCTCATGGTTGAGGTCACTCCATTGGCTTGAATCGCTCTTAATCATCGGGAGCATCCCAGTTTCGCAAGTTGACCCTCATCCCCCAACCCCTTCTCCCAAAAAAGGGAGAAGGGGAGCTGGATTCAAAGTCCCTCGCCCGACTTGGGAGAGGGATTTAGGGTGAGGGTTACAAAAGTGGGATGCACCCTAATCATCCTTGTCAGGTAGGAGTTTGTGTATGACTGGTTTTGTAAATCAGCCGGATCGGTCGTCGGACAATCCTTTTGATCCCGCGCTACTGGCCGATCATGAAGGTTTGATCTTGCAGCGAGGCGGGGAAGAATTAGTGCTACACAAATCCAGCGATCGCTTCACGGTGCGGGCGATGGAAGGGCGATCGCTGTCGGGGCTGTCTCGTCATCCAGCGGTGCAAATGATGCGCCCCATTGCCGGCATGGATCTGACGGAAGTGCAGGTGGAGGCTAGTCAGCTTGAGTCGGTGATGGTCTTTGCTCGCAGCTCCGACGATGTGCGTTTTGCCAGCCATGTTTACGAAATGGATGGGGTGTCCCACACACCGGCCTACCTCAGTGATGAGTTAACCGTCCAGTTTGCGCCGGGTATTGATTTAACCAGCATTCAAGCGATCGCCACCAGCATGGGGCTCCAGCTCGTGAAACCGATCGCCGGCGCTCCTCAAGCTTTTATTTTCCACGTTACCAAAGATGCCACGGCCAATCCGGTGAAGCTCGCCAATCGCCTTGCGGAACGGCCGGAGGTGCTCTCGGCCGAGCCCGATGTGATTGTGCGCACCCAGCCCTACTACCGTCCCCAGGTGTCGCACTATGGCAAGCAATGGTATCTCCAGCATGATGGCGGCGATCAGCTCAAGGAGGGCATTCACCTCTCCATGGAAGCGGCTTGGGAGATCACCCGAGGCGATCGCTCGGTGATCATTGCCGTCGCTGATGACGGTTTTGATCTCAATCATCCAGACTTCCAGGGGAAGGGCAAGATGGTTGCACCCAAGGATATGCGTAGGCAGGATGCTGTGCCGATGCCGGAGGCGGATTTAGAAAGCCATGGTACGGCAGTTGCTGGGTTGGCGATCGCTGAAGAAAATGGTGCAGGCATTGTGGGGGTTGCGCCGGGCTGTGCCTTCATGCCAATTCGTACCTCCTCGTTCCTCAACG from Leptolyngbya sp. CCY15150 encodes:
- a CDS encoding SDR family oxidoreductase, producing the protein MKAFVAGATGRTGQLIVKALEQRQIPTRSLVRDRQKAAAVLSDWSEQWVGDVLQPETLDAAIAGCDVVFCATGAQPSWDPTLPYRVDFEGTKNLVDAAKRQQVQHMVFVSSLCVSQLLHPLNIFWLILVWKKQAEAYLQGSGLTYTIVRPGGLKSTAPTDPLQMAAADTLFKGSLSREQVAEVCVEALVQPSAKNKLVEIIAQPDAPQQSLEQWFSSIA
- a CDS encoding DMT family transporter; amino-acid sequence: MGQGLFGQGRRRILLPLVTSALFAGSFVAGKFTTLDMGPITTSFWRYAIALVFLSLLVRHYGRQSLRLARADVLPMALLGLFGVVGYHVLFFSSLRYTEVANSAIINAFSPVVTGSLAAIALRERLLLKNYLGCGLAVLGVLFLLTRGQISTLLHLTFNRGDGLMLAAVVCWAIYTLIIKKLSARYSGFTISYYAALFGVVQLLLLSAWEGGPWRAISPASLGSVLYMGIGASGIGYLLYNLSVGAIGPTRTATSVYSIVPIFVALLALLFFQQPITPVMLASMGLIGMGLRLTLATPKE
- a CDS encoding M23 family metallopeptidase — translated: MTLSRITVTWFSLGLAIALALFLWVQGGVLGVPRAIAQSTESVESLQQEQQRLEQERQQVQEERDRLENLEGSATQRLDGLQSTLRATTEQIQYNEEQLQIANQRLSSLVAALAAAEDQYQEQQFATVARLRYLQRQPSQQGWALLLQSQNLNDFMTRRRQLKLVYQSDRIILGDLKVHADEIDRQRRTIARQKNEIALLTQELLAQRSEVEAQAQNQQALISRLRDDREALEEAEEQLSRDSANIAVLIQQRMAVPSGRGPVVRGTGQFSYPNDGFITSSFGWRSHPILGYERFHAGVDFGSDYGSTIRAADSGVVIYADWYGGYGLSVIVDHGGGLTTLYAHSSDLYVSEGQSVQRGQAIAAVGSTGLSTGPHLHFEVRANGEPVDPMQYL
- a CDS encoding LysE family transporter, with product MSDVLLRGIVIGLAIAAPVGPIGLLCIRRTLAAGRWAGLVSGMGAATADAIYGCIAGFGLTFISQMLIDQAIWLRLIGGLFLCYLGIKTIVTPAASQAAPVTHAGLAGMYVSTLALTITNPLTILSFVGIFAGLGMATAAQPGLEAAQLVFGVFLGSAMWWLILSSGANLLRGKLTQQLTWINRISGSILVVFGVIALNL
- a CDS encoding DUF1997 domain-containing protein, whose protein sequence is MQAHSAEHQAFETFETFESVMGLDMVTDPAEQPVELAAAAATHFRGQYANCMAMYADAQTVADYLDIHSEWFHRCAHPMKTDALGDNGYALTIGRFGSFGYEVEPKIGLHLLPQDEGVYRIETIPVPDYEAPGYHVDFRAALQLVEAVSETGTPLTQVEWELDLDVAIYFPRFIRALPKSLIQGTGDRLLNQIVRQVSRRLTHKVQMDFHQTRDIPFPKAS
- the grxD gene encoding Grx4 family monothiol glutaredoxin — encoded protein: MTSDINDRLSSLVNQDKIVVFMKGNKLMPQCGFSNNVVQILNSLGVPFSTVDVLADQEVRQGIKEFSNWPTIPQVYINGEFVGGSDILIELYQNGELQQMVEVALAS
- a CDS encoding BolA family transcriptional regulator — translated: MVSPDQVELMIKTGLSDAQVQVQDLTGGGDHYQVIVVSSAFEGKGLVQQHQLVYGAVKQAMSSEAIHALALKTYTPQQWAEQQPA
- a CDS encoding Lrp/AsnC family transcriptional regulator; the encoded protein is MLDSVDYRVLYHLMRQGRMTWADLAGVLSLSSPAAADRVRRLEERGVITGYAAAIAPELIGLDLLAFIFVTLEHPRHCETFVERIQAMDDVQECHHLAGEDDYMLKVRCRHTRHLEQVISHHIKGIPGVVRTRTAIALSTIKETTRLPLDLDGGTP